The Sulfitobacter sp. S223 genome has a window encoding:
- a CDS encoding type I secretion system permease/ATPase, translating to MQTDVLKRGREELRQVRKRSRSLYWTVGLFSAFANLLMLTGPIYMLQVYDRVLGSGSQETLVALSLLVLFLYGVMGILDYTRGRIMARVGARFQDDLDRRVFDAVVRKSAVAPDSKTNGSLGDLESVQRLITSPVLMAAFDLPWTPIFFAGIFVFHPYLGYLALAGAAVLIAITIANQLLSRGAQSRAAIAGQQAGAMADQIRTEAEMVQAMGMRNAAFTRWQKARCEALSGQVVATDVGGTFTSMTKTIRLFLQSAMLGMGAYLVLRNEMTPGAMIAGSILLGRALAPVEMALNQWPLVQRGVTGWNNLAELLGVVAPEPPRTALPKPRAQLIAKNLTVVPPGEKQASLKSVSFSVQPGQAVGVIGPSGAGKSTLARTLTGVWRPAGGSVRLDGASLEHYGSETLGHHIGYLPQRVSLFDGTIAQNIARLADAPDDAKVVAAAKMAAAHEMILELPDGYDTIIRSGQVRLSGGQMQRIGLARALYDDPVILVLDEPNSNLDNTGSQALNQAIRKMKEAGRSVLIMAHRPAAIQECDTLLVLDGGMRMAFGPKDEVLRGMVKNHQEIQKAPKDEGGVT from the coding sequence ATGCAGACGGATGTACTAAAACGTGGTCGCGAAGAGCTTCGGCAAGTTCGAAAACGCAGCCGCTCGCTTTATTGGACCGTTGGTCTATTTTCGGCCTTCGCGAACCTGCTGATGCTGACGGGCCCGATCTATATGTTGCAGGTCTATGATCGGGTCTTGGGGTCGGGAAGTCAGGAGACACTGGTGGCACTGTCGCTGCTGGTTCTGTTCCTTTACGGCGTCATGGGTATTCTCGATTATACGCGTGGCCGGATCATGGCGCGCGTCGGTGCGCGGTTTCAGGATGATTTGGACCGACGGGTGTTTGATGCGGTTGTGCGCAAGTCGGCAGTGGCGCCGGACAGCAAAACAAATGGCAGCCTCGGTGATTTGGAATCCGTACAGCGTTTGATTACATCACCAGTTTTGATGGCCGCTTTTGACTTGCCGTGGACGCCGATCTTCTTTGCTGGAATTTTCGTATTTCACCCCTATCTAGGGTATCTTGCGCTTGCTGGCGCGGCTGTTCTAATCGCGATCACGATCGCGAACCAGTTATTGTCGCGCGGTGCGCAGTCCCGTGCTGCGATCGCAGGCCAGCAGGCGGGTGCCATGGCCGACCAAATCCGAACAGAGGCGGAGATGGTGCAGGCGATGGGAATGCGCAACGCTGCCTTTACCCGTTGGCAAAAGGCGCGTTGCGAAGCGCTCTCCGGACAGGTTGTGGCAACAGACGTCGGCGGCACATTCACGTCGATGACCAAGACGATCCGTCTTTTCCTTCAGTCTGCTATGCTGGGCATGGGGGCCTATCTGGTGTTGCGCAACGAGATGACACCGGGGGCTATGATTGCCGGGTCAATCCTGTTGGGACGTGCGTTGGCTCCTGTAGAAATGGCATTGAACCAATGGCCTTTGGTCCAGCGCGGTGTGACCGGCTGGAATAATCTGGCTGAACTATTGGGTGTTGTTGCGCCTGAGCCTCCACGCACGGCGCTACCCAAGCCGCGTGCGCAACTGATTGCAAAGAATCTGACCGTGGTGCCGCCGGGCGAAAAGCAGGCATCGCTCAAATCGGTCTCGTTTAGTGTGCAGCCGGGGCAAGCCGTTGGTGTGATTGGTCCGTCGGGTGCCGGAAAATCCACGCTGGCGCGCACGTTGACTGGCGTTTGGCGCCCGGCGGGTGGGTCTGTTCGATTGGACGGGGCGTCGCTTGAACACTATGGCAGCGAGACTTTGGGCCATCATATCGGCTATCTGCCGCAGCGCGTTTCGCTGTTTGACGGTACCATCGCGCAGAATATTGCGCGTTTGGCCGATGCACCGGATGATGCGAAGGTTGTTGCTGCCGCGAAGATGGCCGCAGCTCATGAGATGATCCTTGAGCTACCCGACGGCTATGACACCATAATCCGGTCCGGTCAGGTGCGCCTGTCAGGCGGTCAGATGCAAAGGATCGGCCTTGCACGCGCCCTTTACGATGATCCGGTCATACTGGTCCTTGATGAGCCGAATTCGAACTTGGACAACACGGGTTCACAGGCGCTCAATCAGGCGATCCGCAAGATGAAGGAAGCGGGGCGCTCTGTGCTGATCATGGCCCACCGTCCAGCGGCCATTCAGGAATGTGACACGCTGTTGGTTCTGGATGGCGGCATGCGCATGGCCTTCGGACCAAAGGATGAGGTTCTTAGAGGCATGGTGAAGAACCATCAGGAAATCCAGAAAGCACCTAAAGACGAAGGCGGCGTGACATGA
- a CDS encoding HlyD family type I secretion periplasmic adaptor subunit — protein sequence MSTTKKWSATRPVLIGFIGLAVLVGGFGFWSVTSNIAGAIVASGRIEVDRNRQVVQHDTGGTIAEILVDEGDLVKAGDLLLQLDPEQAQSELTLIEGQLFELMARRGRLEAQRDEADKIKFPEALVQAGATNSDAQELMDGQRNLFEARRDSVAREIDQLGKQRNQIEDQIKGIRAQETSLAAQLDLIEPQLVNQQKLLNDGLAQAASVLRLQQEKASLTGEIGRLIASRAQAEGRITEIEIVGLKLGTSGREEAITQLREIRYRELSLIEQRRALLAQIDRLDIRAPVSGIVYSMQVTTPRSVIRSAEPLMYLVPQDRPLVIAAQVMPTNVDEISVGQEVNLRLSSLDQRTTPELKGRVLLISADALTDEVTGGNYFRAEITLSPGEIDRLPEGTILLPGMPVDAFIKTGDRSPLTYLLKPVTDYFVKSWRES from the coding sequence ATGAGCACTACAAAGAAATGGAGCGCCACCCGCCCCGTTCTGATCGGTTTTATCGGGCTTGCCGTGCTTGTTGGCGGTTTTGGTTTTTGGTCTGTAACGTCCAACATCGCGGGCGCCATTGTGGCCTCTGGCCGCATCGAAGTTGATCGCAACCGTCAGGTTGTCCAGCATGATACGGGCGGCACCATCGCAGAGATTTTGGTGGATGAAGGTGATCTGGTTAAAGCCGGAGATCTATTGTTGCAGCTTGATCCTGAACAGGCGCAATCAGAGCTGACCCTGATCGAAGGGCAACTGTTCGAACTTATGGCGCGGCGTGGCCGTCTTGAGGCGCAGCGCGACGAGGCAGATAAAATCAAGTTCCCAGAGGCTCTGGTGCAGGCGGGGGCAACGAATTCGGATGCGCAGGAATTGATGGACGGCCAACGCAACCTTTTTGAGGCGCGCCGCGACAGTGTCGCGCGCGAGATTGATCAATTGGGCAAACAGCGCAATCAGATCGAAGATCAGATCAAGGGTATTCGCGCGCAGGAAACGTCGCTGGCCGCACAGCTTGATCTTATTGAACCTCAGTTGGTGAACCAGCAAAAGCTGTTGAATGATGGATTGGCGCAAGCGGCATCTGTCCTTCGGTTGCAGCAGGAAAAAGCCAGTTTGACTGGCGAAATCGGGCGGCTGATTGCCTCGCGGGCTCAGGCCGAAGGCCGGATCACAGAGATCGAGATCGTCGGGCTGAAACTGGGCACTTCGGGACGCGAAGAAGCTATCACCCAGTTGCGAGAAATCCGTTACCGCGAGCTGTCTTTGATTGAGCAGCGCCGCGCACTGCTGGCACAAATCGACAGGTTGGATATTCGTGCGCCGGTTTCGGGTATTGTCTACTCTATGCAGGTTACCACACCGCGATCGGTGATCCGTTCGGCTGAACCATTGATGTATCTGGTCCCGCAGGACCGTCCGCTGGTAATTGCCGCACAGGTGATGCCAACCAACGTGGACGAAATCTCGGTCGGGCAAGAAGTGAACTTGCGGCTGTCTTCGCTTGATCAACGCACCACGCCGGAACTGAAAGGCCGTGTTTTGCTGATCTCGGCGGATGCGCTGACAGATGAGGTAACAGGCGGCAACTATTTCCGAGCTGAGATCACACTGTCGCCCGGTGAAATCGACAGGCTTCCCGAAGGAACGATCCTGCTGCCTGGTATGCCAGTGGATGCGTTTATCAAGACAGGTGACCGTTCACCCCTGACCTACCTGCTAAAGCCGGTAACTGATTATTTCGTCAAGTCATGGCGTGAAAGCTGA
- a CDS encoding RidA family protein produces the protein MSIEQRLTDLGITLPDASAPAANYVPFVQVGNTLYVSGQISRSDDGLIAGVLGDNMSVEDGAAAAKTCALQLLAQVKAACGGDLGRLKRVVKLTGFVNSTKEFTDQPKVVNGCSDFLVEALGDMGRHARSAVSAGALPLGVAVEIEGIFEIS, from the coding sequence ATGAGCATTGAACAACGTCTGACAGATTTGGGTATCACCCTGCCGGATGCATCGGCACCTGCGGCTAACTATGTACCTTTCGTACAGGTGGGTAACACACTGTATGTTTCAGGTCAGATTTCGCGCAGCGACGATGGCCTGATTGCTGGTGTTCTGGGCGACAATATGAGCGTAGAAGATGGCGCTGCTGCGGCTAAGACCTGCGCACTACAGTTGCTCGCACAGGTGAAAGCAGCCTGCGGTGGTGATCTCGGTCGTCTCAAACGGGTGGTCAAGCTGACCGGCTTTGTAAACTCGACCAAAGAATTCACTGACCAGCCTAAAGTCGTGAACGGCTGCTCCGACTTCCTCGTCGAGGCTCTGGGCGATATGGGCCGTCACGCACGGTCTGCTGTTTCTGCGGGCGCGCTGCCGTTGGGCGTTGCTGTCGAAATCGAAGGCATCTTCGAAATATCATGA